The region AAGCCGTCCAAGCAATTTCTAACGCATCGTTGTGTGGGTAGTATAAGGCCTTAACCCCTTTTTTAGCTCGATATTTGAATGCAAACCAAAACAGAAGGATTTGAGTAACAACGAATACAATCCCAGTGATTAGGAAGGTTATCCGCATCATCTTGTCAATATCTTTTCCATGCTCAGATGCCGCATGATATATTAGCACATACTTGCCATGTATGGAAACCTCCCAAAACGCCAAGCTCATACCAACAATTAAGAACAATAGAAACAATCCGGCATTAATATTTCCCCAAGGCACAACTTCTTTTCCGGTAACTTTGGTAACTAGATTTAACGTTTTGATTATCAAAACAATAACAATGAAAATTAAAATGGCTAACAAAAGCAGCATCCAGTTTGAATTTTTAAACAAACTCGGACTCACTTCCTCGGCAGCTGTTGATGTTGCAGCAGCTTGTGCCAAAGGACCATTTTCGGTGTACATCAGAATAGACTTAATTTGATCATCTGTTAAGTCTGGGAATGCATTCATGGCCACCCCATTGAATTCTTTATAGATTGCATTTGCATCGGCATCTCCGCTTTTTCGGAGCTCCTCGTTATTTTTAACCCATTTCAGAAGCCACTCAACGCTTCTTCGCTCTGTAACTCCTTTAAGTGCAGGGCCTACCATTTTGTTGTCCAAAGCGTGACAGGCTTTACACTTGTTTTTAAACAAATCCTCTCCGGCCTTTACCGTTGCCTCGGAAACTTCCATTCCTGTTGCACTTTGAGTAATTTTCAGTTGAGCCGAAACTCGTAAACCTGATACAAGGACAAAAAGTGATAAAAATACCACCTTAAAAAACCGATATTGCATACTTTTTATTAAAGAAAAGTTATTCATTAATCTTTTAATTCTCAACAGATTAAATGCCTTTATGACATTAAACTTACCTGTTTTTAAGTTTGGGCAAAAATACTTTCTTTTTAAAAAGAATAAAGTTTTTGTTTTCCCCATGTAAATCTAAGCAATTATTTAGAACTGATACAAATTAGTTTTTTGCATGACATAGTTCATGAAGCTCTTTTGAAAGAGACGGCTGCAATTGGGCAAAATCAAACCATACGAAGACAATATTCTTCCACCACCTTCGGAAAGTGTTCGTATTCTAAGAGATGTATTTTTTGGGCTAATGAATCAGCCGTGTCATCCGCGTCAACGGTGCAATGTGCCTGAAAAAGCATATCACCATTGTCATACTTATCATCCACCTTGTGAATAGTAATACCCGATTGCTTTTCTCCTCCGTCTATCACGGCTTCATGCACCCGCATTCCATACATGCCTTTTCCACCAAATTTGGGCAACAAAGCAGGATGGATATTAATAATTTTATCTGGAAATTGTTTTACAAAAGCACTAGGTATAAGCCATAAAAATCCGGCAAGCACAATCACGTCTATTCGATCATATATCAGTTGCTCCAACAATGAATCATTTTGTAATTGACTTTTGGTAAAAATATGACATGGTATATCGTTTGAAAAAGATTTGGTAATGACACCAGCCACCGGATTGTTGCAATAAATTTTTGAAACCTCAATATGTGAATGGTTTTGAAAATATCGATTCAAATTAATAGCGTTTGAACCATTGCCGCTGGCAAAAATGCCTAATCTAATTTTCATTTTTTTTCGGCAAATGTAGTGGCTATTATTTCTGCCTCCCTCAAATATGAACCAAATTTTCCGTCTGGTGCAAAAACGATACAATCAACTGTTACAATTTTGTTAATCTTCGGACACAAATAGGTATAACTAACAAAGGGGCCGCCCATAATGCCGTTTACCATTTCCCACCAGCCGCGAGTTTCAACGGTATATAGTCCATTTATAGTCTTGACAGATGATGACACAACAACATTTTTTTCGTCGGTACCCATATAGGCTACTCCGCCATCAATGCCATTGCCCGCTTGTTGCACTTTCTCCTTCAGTACACGGTTTCTTCGAGATATAATAGCACTTTGTTTAAGCTGTGATGAATCTTTAAAATCTTCGCTATAAATGTAAAAACCCTGCCAAACCTCGTTTGGATATTTTCCGAAACCATAAAAACTATCGGTCTCTATTATACTCTTTCTATATCCTCCTGGTCTAGCAATGCCATATCCATACACTTTTAGCATCGAATCTAAAAGTAGATTTTTATTCACCCCTCCCCCATAAATTTCTTTCCTTGTATTGATTCGGTTTGATTCTTTTGCATAATCAATTAATTGATTCTGATGTTTTTCGAGCAAAGATTTTATTTCGGAAGAATTATTGCCAATAACCAAAATAACATTTTGCGGAGTGGCGAATAAGTCTTTATAAAGCAATATCTGTTTGCCCTCTTTTAACTTTTTTTGAAAGGATAAAACCACGCTATCTCCAAACAAATCTTTATACACCTCGGGTTTGGAAGCATCAAACAATACGCACAAATTATAGTTTCTCAGGTGCATATTGTTGGCTTCGCTCAAAGGCTTAATGTTTAATCGAAAAATTGGCAAATGAGTCGGAAGTCCCTCAATAGATTTTTGAAAAACAGACTCGAGTGTGGTTGAGGTTGCAATTATTACGCTATCATCAGATATAACGGCTAATTCGCCAATATTGCCGTAGGCAGACGGAAGACCATAGAAGGTATCTTCTTTCTTTTCGCACGACCAAAAAAACAAAATGAGTAAAAAAACAACTGCACCTTTATTCATTTTACAGATACAATTTCAGTTTATTTCCAGGATGAATAGTATTTGATTTTAAATCATTCCACTCCTTTATTTCATCAATCGAACAACCATTTTTATTGGCAATGGCGGGCAATGAATCACCTCGTTTTACGATGTATTCTACTTCGCTTAATTGAGGTTTGTACGTTTCGCTCAAAGTCAAAATTTCTCCCTCTTTCTCCCAAAAAACCAAAGCCTTATCTGTTGGTAAAGCCAATTCCATATTCGCAACGTTTGCCGGAATATTATCTGTTTTTAAAGCCGGATTCAGTTTTCTGATGTCCTCTATTGAAATGCCAATCAAATCAGAGATGGCTTGCAAATTATAATCTGGCGTGCACGAAACCTTTAAAACATCGCTTTGGGGTTGCTCTACCCAAGCCGGGAATATGCCATAATGCTCATAAAAATTCATCAAATAAGCTACTGCAATAAAAGAAGGAATATAGTGCTGTGTTTGGCTTGGTAAATATGGATAAATTTCCCAAAATCCGGTTTTGCCGCCGGCTCTGTTTATGGCTTTGTTGATATTGCCTGGGCCACAATTGTAGCTGGCTATCACCACCAACCAATCATCAAATCGTTTAGACATATCGCTAAAATATCCGGCAGCCGCTTCGGTGCTTTTTTCCACATCTCGTCGTTCGTCTTGATATCTGTCAATTTGAAGGTCATAAATCTTTCCGGTATAGGGCATAAATTGCCACAAACCCACTGCACCACTGCGTGAAACCGCATAAGGATTTAATGCACTTTCTATAACACTAACATATTTTAGTTCGAGTGGCAAGTTGTATTTATCAAAAACGGTTTCGTATATCGGAAAATAATACTCGCTAAGGTGTATCATTTCTTTCAATTTGGTTTGCCAGCTTGTTCCAAAATAATCAATATATCGTTTCACTTCACTATTAAAATCAAGTGGTATTTGAAACTCCAATGTACTTACATGACTAAAAAATAAGGAACTGTCAACAGGAATTTTGTTGTCATCAAATAGGGTGATTTCGGTGCTGAAATATCTTTGAGTTTCTTGTATAGACTGTCCTTCCGATTGTGTAGGAACAACCTCCACACTACTTGCCGAATCAGATTTTTCTACCTCATTTTCGGCAAACAACGTGATGCTGCCAAACACAAAACCAACAGAAATCAAAAGTATTTTTCTCAAACCTTCCATAAATATTTTTTGAACGTCCAAATAGCATAATAATTGCGAACGGCGAAAATAATTTTTTCTACAAACGAACACATTTATAGACAAGAAAAGTTTGATTTTTTTTTGATTCAAGGTTTGCACTGCTGTCAATGTTTGGTGCCTAAAACACTAAAATTTTATGCACATGCACAAACCAACCACTTATTTTCCGATTGGTTAATGTACATTTGAATCCATCAACCACTATCGGTGAGATAATATGTGTTTTTGCACCTAAAAATTGTATTGAGACAAGGAGAAGTATGGAAGAATTTTCAAAAAAAACACTGTCCGATTTGGCAAAACAGGCCAGCCTGCAGCCTCAGGAAAAACTTCAACATCAGCATCTAAAAAACAATCGACTGTGCATTTCGGTACCCAAAGAAATAACCTACCAAGAGCGTAGAATATCACTTTCTCCATTATCGGTAGAATTGTTGGTAAATAACGGACACGAGGTAAAAATTGAAATAGGTTCGGGTGAAAAAGCCAATTTTTCGGACATTGAATACAGCAATCTTGGCGGCCAAATTGTATATGACCGCGAGTCGGCCTTTAGCGGAGATATTGTTTTGAAAGTGGCACCACCCACTTCGGAAGAAATTGAAATGATGAAACCCGGACAGATATTGGTTTCTGCACTTCAATTGGCCGATTTAAAAAAAGAAACACTTCTGCATCTCTCTCGAAAAAAAATTACGGCAGTTGCCTACGAATTTTTTAGAGATGATGCTGGCACATTGCCCATAATAAGGGCTATGAGCGAAATTGCCGGACGTGCCTCTGTTTTAATAGCTGCAGAATATTTGATGAGCAACTCTGCCACCAATGGCAAAGGAGAACTTATTGGCGGAATACCCGGCATACCACCTACAGATGTAGTAATAATTGGAGCCGGCTCGGTGGGCGAATATGCGGTTAGAGCCGCCCTTGGCCTCGGGGCACACGTAACCGTTTTCGACAACTCGCTACACAGGCTCCGCCGCTTAGAGGCATCTATTGGTAGAAGGTTGAACTCATCCACCTTATTGCCGCATATTTTGCAAAAAGCACTTTCGCAATGCGATGTGGCCATTGGTGCATTGCGAAGCGGTGCAGGCCGCAGCCCCATTGTAGTTTCCGAAACAATGGTGCAAAAAATGAAACCACATTCGTTGATTGTCGATGTGTCGATTGACCAGGGCGGCTGTTTTGAAACCAGCGAGATAAGAAATCACGAAAATCCGACATTTATGAAACATGATGTTTTGCACTACTGTGTGCCAAACATTGCCTCCAGAGTGAGTCGCACCGCAAGCTATGCTCTCAGCAATATTTTGGCACCATTGATTATTGAAATTGCCAACGAAGGTGGCTTCTACAGTTATATTTGGGCCGATAAAGGCCTTAGAAAAGGAGTGTATATGTATAAAGGTAGCTTAACAAACAACAATTTGGGCGACCGATTTGGATTAAAATCACAAGAAATAGACTTTTTGTTTTCGGGCAACGCATAGCTTTGGCCTAAAAACCTATTTTTGCACCCCTTTAAAAAAGTATGCTCAACAGACGACTTATTCGTATCAAAGTTTTTCAGGTAGTTTATGCCCATTTGCAAGATGAAACAGGTAGCATGAACAAAGCAAAATCCTATCTCAAAAATTCTATCAGAAGCATTGATAACAACTTTTTTACAGTCGTTTTGTTTCCGTTAGAGTTAATCCATTTTATACGAACAAAACTCGACCCGAGCGATACTATGTATTTGCCAAAAGCGGAAGATATAAGTGCATATAAAGCCTTAAATTTTAATGGCTTGTATGAAAAAATTGTTCAAAACGAAGAAGTTGCATCGCATTTGGCACGACCAAACTACAAATGGGAAACGCAAGACGAATTGCTCAGAAATACGTACAGAAAAATTAGAGCAGATGAGCGATTTGCCGAGTTTTTATCGAAAACAGAACTAACTGAAGAAGAAGCACAAGCTGCATTGATATCTATCTATGAATTTGTGATTGACGAGATGGAAGAATTCAATCATCAAATGGAAGAGATAGATATGCTTTGGGAAGATGAAAAAGATGCAATCAAAAAAGCGGTAAAAAGCTATGTAAAAGACCTTTGTCGAGGTAAAAAAGCCAGAGTGCCATCAAAAGACGATGAGACAGATTGGGAATTTGCCGAACAATTGTTTGATAAATCAGTGAGGAACACCGCCGAATTTGAAAACATGATTGCCTCATCGGCAGCAAAATGGGATAAAGATAGGATTGCCAAAACCGACATGGTGCTTATGACCATGGCACTTACAGAGTTTGTGGATTTTCCATACATCCCCATAAAAGTAACCATGAACGAATATTTGGAGCTTGCCAAAGAATACAGCACTCCACAAAGCAGCAAGTTTGTTAATGGCATTTTAGACAAACTGCAAAAGCAGCTAAAAGCCGAAAATAGATTGATAAAAAAAGGCCGCGGCATGGTT is a window of Flavobacteriales bacterium DNA encoding:
- a CDS encoding phosphoribosylglycinamide formyltransferase encodes the protein MKIRLGIFASGNGSNAINLNRYFQNHSHIEVSKIYCNNPVAGVITKSFSNDIPCHIFTKSQLQNDSLLEQLIYDRIDVIVLAGFLWLIPSAFVKQFPDKIINIHPALLPKFGGKGMYGMRVHEAVIDGGEKQSGITIHKVDDKYDNGDMLFQAHCTVDADDTADSLAQKIHLLEYEHFPKVVEEYCLRMV
- a CDS encoding DUF4837 family protein — its product is MNKGAVVFLLILFFWSCEKKEDTFYGLPSAYGNIGELAVISDDSVIIATSTTLESVFQKSIEGLPTHLPIFRLNIKPLSEANNMHLRNYNLCVLFDASKPEVYKDLFGDSVVLSFQKKLKEGKQILLYKDLFATPQNVILVIGNNSSEIKSLLEKHQNQLIDYAKESNRINTRKEIYGGGVNKNLLLDSMLKVYGYGIARPGGYRKSIIETDSFYGFGKYPNEVWQGFYIYSEDFKDSSQLKQSAIISRRNRVLKEKVQQAGNGIDGGVAYMGTDEKNVVVSSSVKTINGLYTVETRGWWEMVNGIMGGPFVSYTYLCPKINKIVTVDCIVFAPDGKFGSYLREAEIIATTFAEKK
- a CDS encoding transglycosylase SLT domain-containing protein, translated to MEGLRKILLISVGFVFGSITLFAENEVEKSDSASSVEVVPTQSEGQSIQETQRYFSTEITLFDDNKIPVDSSLFFSHVSTLEFQIPLDFNSEVKRYIDYFGTSWQTKLKEMIHLSEYYFPIYETVFDKYNLPLELKYVSVIESALNPYAVSRSGAVGLWQFMPYTGKIYDLQIDRYQDERRDVEKSTEAAAGYFSDMSKRFDDWLVVIASYNCGPGNINKAINRAGGKTGFWEIYPYLPSQTQHYIPSFIAVAYLMNFYEHYGIFPAWVEQPQSDVLKVSCTPDYNLQAISDLIGISIEDIRKLNPALKTDNIPANVANMELALPTDKALVFWEKEGEILTLSETYKPQLSEVEYIVKRGDSLPAIANKNGCSIDEIKEWNDLKSNTIHPGNKLKLYL
- a CDS encoding alanine dehydrogenase — translated: MEEFSKKTLSDLAKQASLQPQEKLQHQHLKNNRLCISVPKEITYQERRISLSPLSVELLVNNGHEVKIEIGSGEKANFSDIEYSNLGGQIVYDRESAFSGDIVLKVAPPTSEEIEMMKPGQILVSALQLADLKKETLLHLSRKKITAVAYEFFRDDAGTLPIIRAMSEIAGRASVLIAAEYLMSNSATNGKGELIGGIPGIPPTDVVIIGAGSVGEYAVRAALGLGAHVTVFDNSLHRLRRLEASIGRRLNSSTLLPHILQKALSQCDVAIGALRSGAGRSPIVVSETMVQKMKPHSLIVDVSIDQGGCFETSEIRNHENPTFMKHDVLHYCVPNIASRVSRTASYALSNILAPLIIEIANEGGFYSYIWADKGLRKGVYMYKGSLTNNNLGDRFGLKSQEIDFLFSGNA
- the nusB gene encoding transcription antitermination factor NusB, with amino-acid sequence MLNRRLIRIKVFQVVYAHLQDETGSMNKAKSYLKNSIRSIDNNFFTVVLFPLELIHFIRTKLDPSDTMYLPKAEDISAYKALNFNGLYEKIVQNEEVASHLARPNYKWETQDELLRNTYRKIRADERFAEFLSKTELTEEEAQAALISIYEFVIDEMEEFNHQMEEIDMLWEDEKDAIKKAVKSYVKDLCRGKKARVPSKDDETDWEFAEQLFDKSVRNTAEFENMIASSAAKWDKDRIAKTDMVLMTMALTEFVDFPYIPIKVTMNEYLELAKEYSTPQSSKFVNGILDKLQKQLKAENRLIKKGRGMVG